Within Topomyia yanbarensis strain Yona2022 chromosome 2, ASM3024719v1, whole genome shotgun sequence, the genomic segment ACCGACGATGAAAGCGGTGGTTAAAAATTAATACTCTGCATGCAGGTGGCACTCGGGAGGTGGTATTATGTTGAGATTGAATCGACCACCACCGGCCACATCCGGACAGCAGTCGATGACAGCCGGTTTTACCGGGTATTTTAGGGCCTACCATCAGCTGTTACTGTTGGTGATCACTGCCGGTTTGAGCTCCGATTTCGTCACCGGTGCTGCTAGTTCCAATGGCATCGACATGGACGATTGGCCTTCCCTTTCCGCATCGTCGCAGCTGTGCGGAGGAACCCTAACCGCTAGCCATGGCACAATTCAGACGCCTAACTTTCCGGAACGTTTCCCGGTTCCGATCAGCTGTACCTGGATCATCGATGCCTCGGCAGTAGTCGGAGCGAACAACTCCATTGTGGTGTATCTTACCCAGCAGTACGTTCTCAGCGGGCTACGGTTCACCGAGTATATGTACTACAGTGAGGACTATAAAGTGCCAAGTATGAATGTTTTTGAATTGAGTGAAGACGATGTGACCAATGTACCGTGGATAAAGTTCAACAGTCCGTACCTGGAGATACGGTTCACCATGGATAACCTGTACGGGACGCATCTGAGGGCGTTGGATCGCTTGCTGGATGTGTACGGGTTTAACATCACCTACGAAGTCGATACCGTCAAATCGTACCAGTGCAATGCGCTGCAGTGCCGCTTCCTGGGTCACTGCTACGCGAAGCAGGATTATTCGTAAGTATTTGCATTGTTTTCTATCCGGGCGTATTTGATTTTATGGTGTAAATTTCGATTGGTGCAACATTCGTCTAACATTGTGCTGTTTGTTTATTCGAAAAAGCAGAAACGATTTGATGCGAAATTCCCCGGAATCAAGTGAAACGTTTTGCAAATTTGTTTTACCAATCAGATACAAGTTTTTCATGCGTTCAATTGTTAGCACATTACTACAGATTTATTACAGCGGATATGTATTGAGCTACATATAAAATTATTACCCTTCTTTCAACATGTAAACAGGCCCTGGCTGTATTTATTTCGAAATTAATTTGCATCAAACTGCATATTGCATTTTTTAGGATTGAAATTCAGCTACTCTTATTTGCGTCTGTATTAGTCGAAGCGTATCAAGCAATGAGAATAAATCACATATGCGTGAAAAAGACGAGCCCGAGTTCACAATTAAACAAATGGGGTAATGTTTGAAAATGCTGTCAACTGGTTGATTGCTTTTCGTCAATTGTTTTTCGATTGGTTTGCCAATTACTCGACTGTCGTATTTCATCAGGCTCCCGTGAGTTCCCAATGGAAATATAACAAAAACACGGCATGTCGTATAGTTTTAGGCATTAAACATCGTTTACTTTACCAGATTGAGAAGATTCGAATACCAGTTCCGAACATtgcatttatttgttaattcATTAACCACATTTGAACAagataaaatttgttgttttctaGTATACCTTAAagttagagcttccatcccgggaatttatttc encodes:
- the LOC131679301 gene encoding fibropellin-1-like — translated: MLRLNRPPPATSGQQSMTAGFTGYFRAYHQLLLLVITAGLSSDFVTGAASSNGIDMDDWPSLSASSQLCGGTLTASHGTIQTPNFPERFPVPISCTWIIDASAVVGANNSIVVYLTQQYVLSGLRFTEYMYYSEDYKVPSMNVFELSEDDVTNVPWIKFNSPYLEIRFTMDNLYGTHLRALDRLLDVYGFNITYEVDTVKSYQCNALQCRFLGHCYAKQDYSSYYCDCYPGFSGIDCGYGPLCKDSHICENGGTCKHIGDTAVSCICPPGFKGNKCEISEYDEITGCHLDNGEDCFRQCIYTEDGGKDACKCDQSISSSARGRSKYGVTVRLMNASYFETNENGDRQLNENMVNLLEKHVSTITQKTRSWHLPI